One window of the Sebastes umbrosus isolate fSebUmb1 chromosome 1, fSebUmb1.pri, whole genome shotgun sequence genome contains the following:
- the lyar gene encoding cell growth-regulating nucleolar protein — MVFFTCNACGESLKKAQVEKHVNMCRGCQVLSCIDCGKDFWGDDYKNHLKCISEDQKYGGKGFEAKANKGDVKQQQWIQRVHDAMNKPGVSAKLKNVLQQVSSYDNVPRKKAKFQNWMRNSLKIANTGLHDEVWDILAAADNPPEAPQESKEAKQTVAEVEADTNGNEKQNGHPDVEKKKKLNKRERKEARQLKNGKAVKGAEKTAAQEPEEGKKKKKDRKRKHSCEEDGDEEQNGADNETSSKKTKTIDQEAADMSEETEDQEVPKGKFNWKGNIKALLKESDDQELPVKKLRKKVLAAYYSFTGDRNFKKEEEVLALFNQKINKNPKFRVLKDRVKLVK; from the exons ATGGTGTTCTTCACCTGCAACGCATGTGGTGAATCCCTGAAGAAAGCTCAGGTTGAGAAACACGTGAACATGTGTCGGGGTTGCCAGGTCCTGTCCTGCATCGACTGTGGAAAAGACTTCTG GGGCGATGACTACAAGAACCACCTTAAATGTATCAGTGAAGACCAGAAGTATGGAGGCAAAGGCTTCGAGGCGAAAGCAAACAAAGGAGATgtgaaacagcagcagtggatccag AGAGTCCATGACGCCATGAACAAACCTGGAGTCAGTGCAAAGCTAAAGAATGTGCTCCAACAAGTCAGCTCGTATGATAATGTCCCAAGAAAGAAGGCCAAGTTCCAG AACTGGATGAGAAACAGTCTTAAAATAGCGAACACCGGTCTTCATGATGAGGTGTGGGACATCCTCGCTGCAGCTGACAAT CCTCCTGAGGCCCCGCAGGAGAGTAAAGAAGCTAAACAGACGGTGGCTGAAGTCGAAGCGGACACTAATGGAAATGAAAAGCAGAACGGCCACCCGGATgttgagaagaagaagaaactgaacAAACGGGAGCGTAAAGAGGCCCGTCAGCTGAAGAACGGGAAGGCTGTGAAAGGTGCTGAAAAGACGGCTGCTCAGGAGCCAGAGGAaggcaagaagaagaaaaaggacagAAAGAGGAAGCACAGCTGTGAGGAAGacggagatgaagagcagaatGGTGCTGATAACGAGACATCCAGCAAGAAAACGAAGACAA TTGACCAAGAGGCCGCTGACATGTCAGAGGAGACGGAGGATCAAGAAGTTCCCAAAG GCAAATTCAACTGGAAGGGAAACATCAAGGCACTACTGAAAGAATCAGATGACCAGGAACTGCCAGTAAAGAAACTCAGGAAGAAG GTATTGGCAGCGTACTACTCTTTCACTGGTGATAGAAATtttaaaaaggaggaggaggtgcttgCACTTTTCAACCAGAAGATCAACAAAAATCCAAAATTTCGAGTCTTGAAAGACCGAGTTAAGCTTGTAAAGTAG
- the zbtb49 gene encoding zinc finger and BTB domain-containing protein 49 — translation MDTLSSHSSYLLQQLQEQRIQGLLCDCMLVVKGVCFKAHKNVLAAFSSYFRSLFQNSPSQKNEVFNLVIQDVSGIGQILDYMYTSHLDINQDNVQALLDIALCLQVPNVQSMCNAFLKPCPPPVEIPSFSLPGMLSSEHDCLLGSSLPHDVDLHCPSETQRSGFSSDMDHTKRMPVSVSNSGSNCDTPSSIQAPVEKQLVHGYKLRNFYSKQYFRQSALETSIAALNQGPCPLVLMEEQQCPLAVGQGGSHTPVCSGNTVQPNPPCTPVAVEKNQVSSLTPSDNLNTPNCDSADSLLDKPVRPKKTVYLKKYNYLRSQKALEEMFAESMSEPVLICPKESHQEESVVQAEASEAPVQGLDAGRELVAETAMDAQSPSPPPVNQEEQNPITVPELPTGQTGNKQYCCELCGKIFKHPSNLELHKRSHTGEKPFQCNVCGRNFSQAGNLQTHLRRHSGEKPYICELCGKSFTASGDVHRHKVVHTGEKPHLCDICGRGFNNLSNLKEHKRTHATDKTFICDQCGKSFNTHRKLLKHKARHIGEKPHSCATCGKCFIGSGDLQRHIRSHTGEKPYICDACGKSFTRSAMLRRHRSMHCKGAPAGSPVADNSDSPKPVSRSKRPAATSEQHFPSMMPHSGLEKPSPPTPSPPQPPPPHIETPPPSMHLSPASTPTPLPELRTLVPHHLLSSSHQERSSALTATDHMKLAKPHLSPEAVYGPYAEDGCMPMEMGRGMVGRSYLPPTDNHCSSLTSSSRPNSGSYRSTEGQFISSVTLWGLTMKTLQSDNDMEQ, via the exons ATGGACACCCTGTCCAGCCACAGCTCCtacctgctgcagcagctccaggagCAGAGGATCCAGGGTCTGCTCTGTGACTGCATGCTGGTGGTCAAAGGTGTCTGCTTCAAAGCCCACAAAAATGTCCTGGCTGCCTTCAGCTCCTATTTCAG GTCTTTATTCCAAAATTCCCCCAGTCAGAAGAATGAGGTGTTCAACTTGGTCATCCAGGATGTCAGCGGCATCGGCCAAATATTGGACTACATGTACACCTCCCATCTTGACATCAACCAAGATAATGTTCAAGCACTCCTGGACATTGCTCTGTGTTTGCAGGTTCCAAATGTTCAGAGCATGTGTAATGCTTTCCTCAAGCCTTGTCCTCCACCGGTGGAAATCCCCTCATTTTCTCTTCCGGGCATGCTGAGCTCTGAGCACGACTGCCTCTTGGGGAGCAGTCTTCCGCACGATGTTGACCTCCACTGTCCCTCTGAAACCCAGAGGTCTGGCTTCAGCAGTGACATGGACCACACCAAAAGGATGCCTGTTTCTGTGTCTAATAGCGGCTCAAACTGTGACACACCTAGCAGCATTCAGGCACCTGTAGAAAAACAGCTTGTCCATGGCTACAAGCTCCGTAACTTCTACAGTAAGCAGTACTTCAGACAAAGTGCACTCGAGACTAGTATTGCAGCCTTGAATCAAGGCCCATGCCCTTTGGTGCTGATGGAAGAGCAGCAGTGTCCGCTTGCGGTCGGGCAGGGTGGTAGTCACACTCCTGTATGCTCAGGAAACACAGTTCAGCCCAATCCTCCCTGCACACCTGTGGCAGTTGAAAAGAACCAAGTCTCCTCTTTAACGCCCTCAGATAATTTAAACACCCCCAACTGTGACTCTGCAGACTCCCTGCTCGACAAGCCAGTGCGCCCAAAGAAGACCGTGTACCTGAAGAAATACAACTACCTCCGCTCTCAGAAGGCTTTGGAGGAGATGTTTGCTGAATCAATGAGTGAACCCGTCCTCATCTGTCCCAAAGAGAGTCATCAAGAAGAGTCCGTGGTCCAGGCTGAAGCTTCAGAAGCTCCCGTTCAGGGCCTTGATGCAGGCAGGGAGCTGGTTGCAGAGACGGCAATGGATGCACAAAGTCCCAGTCCTCCACCTGTAAACCAAGAAGAGCAAAATCCGATAACTGTGCCAGAGCTACCGACAGGACAAACAGGAAATAAGCAGTATTGTTGTGAGTTGTGTGGGAAGATCTTCAAACACCCGAGCAACCTGGAGCTGCACAAGCGCTCACATACCG GTGAGAAGCCCTTTCAGTGTAATGTTTGTGGGAGAAACTTCTCTCAG GCTGGAAATTTACAGACACATTTGCGgcgacattctggagagaaaccgtacatCTGTGAGTTATGCGGTAAAAG CTTTACTGCATCAGGGGATGTCCATCGTCACAAAGTggtccacacaggagagaagccACATCTTTGTGATATATGTGGTCGAG GATTTAACAACTTGAGTAATCTCAAGGAGCACAAGAGGACGCACGCCACAGACAAGACATTCATATGTGACCAGTGTGGAAAATCCTTCAACACGCACAGAAAGCTTCTGAAGCACAAAGCCCGCCACATCGGGGAAAAACCGCACAGCTGTGCCACCTGTG GTAAGTGCTTCATCGGCTCAGGGGACCTGCAGCGTCACATAAGGTCACACACTGGTGAGAAACCCTACATCTGTGACGCCTGTGGAAAGAGCTTTACCCGCTCCGCCATGCTGAGGAGACACCGCAGCATGCACTGCAAGGGGGCTCCAGCCGGCAGCCCGGTCGCCGACAACTCTGACTCACCCAAACCTGTCAGCCGCAGTAAACGTCCTGCCGCAACCAGCGAGCAGCATTTCCCCAGCATGATGCCCCACTCAGGGTTAGAGAAACCCTCACCGCCTACTCCTtcaccaccacaaccaccaccGCCACATATAGAGACTCCacctcccagcatgcacctcAGCCCAGCTTCTACCCCCACCCCGCTTCCAGAGCTGCGCACGCTGGTGCCccatcacctcctctcctccagccaCCAGGAGAGAAGTTCAGCCCTGACTGCCACAGACCATATGAAGCTCGCCAAACCCCACCTGTCTCCGGAGGCTGTGTACGGTCCGTATGCGGAGGACGGGTGTATGCCAATGGAGATGGGCAGAGGTATGGTGGGGAGGTCCTACCTTCCTCCCACAGACAATCACTGCAGTTCACTCACTTCTTCTAGCAGGCCCAATAGTGGGTCCTACAGGTCCACTGAAGGACAGTTTATCTCCAGTGTAACTCTGTGGGGCCTGACAATGAAAACTCTGCAGAGTGATAATGACATGGAGCAGTAA